A region of the Romeriopsis navalis LEGE 11480 genome:
AGGCGAGGACAGATTTAGCTTTGCTAGGGTCACCGAGGAAGTATGAAGAAATGCCTGCAATTTCGAGGCCGTTACGATCGGGGCCACCGAGGGCAGTTTCACAGGCAGAGAGAACGACGAGGTGAATATTGCGCAAGTTACGCAGGTATTGCACTTGGGAGATGGGATAGGAAGTGCCATCGCCGAGGACGAAGTAGGAAGTCCGGGGATTAGTGGGAACGAATTCTCCGTGGGTGGCAATGTGCAGGATATTTGGGGTAGTTTGTCTGACGCTACTTTCTAGGCGATCGCGGGTGAAGTCACGATCTAGCCATTCTCTGCCGGGGAATACACCGCGTTTGTCAGTGGGCTGGTCTTGGCGTTTGATAATGTCGTCGAGTTCGTAGGGCACGAAGGGGAGTGC
Encoded here:
- a CDS encoding CHAT domain-containing protein — translated: ALPFVPYELDDIIKRQDQPTDKRGVFPGREWLDRDFTRDRLESSVRQTTPNILHIATHGEFVPTNPRTSYFVLGDGTSYPISQVQYLRNLRNIHLVVLSACETALGGPDRNGLEIAGISSYFLGDPSKAKSVLASLWKVNDPATSLLMSEFYQNLNQGMSKSQAMRQVQLKLINSKLTIQDAANRAGARPYSPNQKRPKPLSHPYYWAPFVLIGNSQ